A region of Rickettsiales bacterium DNA encodes the following proteins:
- the bcsS gene encoding cellulose biosynthesis protein BcsS, producing MKNLKVTSAILGLGLIALYSTASNSASSDVFGGASFIKDASHGFIGAVTATNGDITQEGFLVRGSAGAGQYDYDNRNVAGGDVETNFGSIDLLGGYQAFFQNNQTLKFYVGGSWENHQLSPKDYNAEVRGTEFGLKSQVEYYANFNNVVTNAIGAYSTGFDTYFTLANVGYDFGGFAFGPEVAFLGNEGFHQQRVGGFLGNIEIGDVILSLSSGYAFASGVAEQSIYGGFNFTRRF from the coding sequence ATGAAAAACTTAAAAGTCACTTCTGCTATTTTAGGCTTAGGCTTAATTGCATTATATTCAACTGCTTCAAATTCAGCTTCTTCTGATGTTTTTGGTGGGGCAAGCTTTATCAAAGATGCAAGCCATGGCTTTATTGGTGCAGTAACTGCAACTAATGGTGATATAACTCAAGAAGGTTTTCTTGTTCGTGGCAGTGCGGGTGCTGGTCAATATGATTATGATAATAGAAATGTTGCTGGTGGTGATGTAGAAACTAATTTTGGTAGCATTGATTTATTAGGTGGCTATCAGGCTTTCTTCCAAAATAATCAAACTCTAAAATTTTATGTTGGTGGCAGTTGGGAAAATCACCAATTATCTCCAAAAGATTACAATGCAGAAGTTAGAGGCACCGAGTTTGGCTTAAAATCTCAAGTTGAGTATTATGCTAATTTTAACAATGTAGTTACAAATGCAATTGGTGCTTATTCAACTGGTTTTGATACATATTTCACATTAGCTAATGTTGGCTATGATTTTGGTGGCTTTGCATTTGGCCCTGAAGTTGCCTTTTTAGGAAATGAAGGCTTCCATCAGCAACGCGTTGGTGGTTTTCTTGGTAATATAGAAATTGGCGATGTTATTTTAAGTTTAAGTTCTGGTTATGCATTTGCCTCTGGAGTTGCAGAACAAAGCATTTATGGTGGCTTTAACTTTACTAGAAGATTTTAA